The following proteins come from a genomic window of Streptococcus oralis:
- the nagA gene encoding N-acetylglucosamine-6-phosphate deacetylase: protein MPNYIKADQFFYPHGVRRGGYLELVDGKFGKHVEQIPEGAEVIDYTGYSIAPGLVDTHIHGFGGVDVMDNNIEGTLHTMSEGLLSTGVTSFLPTTLTSSYEQLLAVTENIGARYQEASGAKIRGIYFEGPYFTEKYKGAQNPAYMKDPRMDEFRAWQKAANGLLNKIALAPEREGVEDFVRTVTGEGVTVALGHSNATFDEAKKAVDAGASVWVHAYNGMRGLTHRELGMVGAMYELPHTYAELICDGHHVDPKACDILLKQKGTENIALITDCMTAGGLEDGDYMLGEFPVVVANGTARLKSTGNLAGSILKLKDGLKNVVEWGIANPHEAVMMASLNPAKSVHIDDVCGQIREGYDADFIVLDKDLELVATYLDGVKRYQA, encoded by the coding sequence ATGCCTAATTATATTAAAGCGGATCAGTTTTTCTACCCACACGGAGTTCGTCGTGGTGGTTACTTAGAACTTGTGGATGGCAAGTTTGGAAAACATGTAGAACAGATTCCTGAAGGAGCTGAGGTGATTGACTATACAGGTTATAGCATTGCCCCAGGACTTGTGGATACCCACATTCATGGATTTGGCGGTGTGGATGTCATGGATAATAACATCGAAGGAACCCTTCATACCATGAGTGAAGGACTACTTAGCACGGGTGTTACTAGCTTCTTGCCAACGACGTTGACTTCCTCTTACGAGCAGTTGCTTGCGGTAACTGAAAATATCGGTGCTCGTTACCAGGAAGCAAGTGGAGCCAAGATTCGTGGAATCTATTTTGAAGGCCCTTATTTCACAGAGAAATACAAAGGAGCTCAAAACCCTGCCTATATGAAAGATCCTCGTATGGATGAGTTTCGTGCTTGGCAAAAAGCTGCCAATGGCTTGCTTAATAAAATTGCCCTTGCGCCAGAACGCGAAGGTGTAGAAGACTTTGTTCGTACAGTTACGGGTGAAGGAGTGACTGTTGCTCTTGGACACTCCAATGCGACTTTTGATGAAGCTAAAAAAGCAGTCGATGCTGGAGCAAGCGTTTGGGTACATGCCTACAATGGGATGCGTGGGTTGACTCACCGTGAACTCGGTATGGTCGGAGCCATGTATGAGTTGCCACATACTTACGCAGAATTGATTTGTGACGGTCACCACGTAGATCCAAAGGCCTGTGACATTTTGCTCAAACAAAAGGGAACTGAAAATATTGCCCTTATCACAGACTGTATGACAGCGGGTGGCTTGGAAGATGGAGACTACATGTTGGGAGAATTCCCGGTAGTAGTTGCCAATGGAACTGCTCGCCTCAAATCTACAGGCAATTTGGCAGGTTCTATCCTCAAACTCAAAGATGGTTTGAAGAATGTGGTTGAATGGGGCATTGCGAATCCACATGAAGCAGTCATGATGGCCAGTCTCAACCCAGCAAAATCTGTTCACATTGATGATGTCTGTGGTCAAATCCGTGAAGGTTACGATGCTGACTTTATCGTACTAGATAAAGATTTGGAATTAGTTGCAACCTATCTAGATGGTGTGAAACGTTATCAAGCATAA